The region CAGAAGCTCTGGGGCAGATCAGTACCCACATTGGTGCCGAACGGGCCGTAGTGGTGCTGTACTCGGACGATTGTCAGCGCGGAAGCTGTGCCCATGAATGGTGCGCTCCGGGTATCGAATTCCGAAAACAGGTTAACCAGAATGTTCCCGTAAATAGCTTTTCCTGGATGTACGAGCGGCTGGAAACCGGGCAGCTTGTTCAGTTTAATGGCGATGAAATGTTGCTCGACGCTATCAATAGCCAAAGCATCTTTAAGGCCATGGCGGTTCGTTCAATAATCGCTATTCCACTAGTTCAGGAGCGAAAAACGCAGGGCTTTATCGCTTTTTATACCATCAGCCAGCCTCACCAGTGGAGACAGAGTGATATTTCGCTCCTGCAAACCTTTGGTACGCTCATTATCAATCTATTTGGACGGCTAAAGCAGGAAACGGCTATCAGACGGGCAAATCAGCGATTAGAAGGCTTACATGAAATCGACCAGGCTCTATTAAGTTCCCGTCTGTCCGATAAGCCGCCCCTGCTGATTGCCATGAAGTATATTCACTTTATGGTGCCGTGTGAGCGGGTAACGGTATTCCGGATCGACGAGCATACCCAACTTGCAGTGGCTAAAAGTAGTCTGGTAGACGGAGTACCCGTCAGAAATCCGCGTCAGGTTATAACCGAATCAGACTTCTACGAACGGTTTTTATCGAGTGAAGCGATTACCTACCTTCCCGATCTACGGCAAGAAAGAACAGGTATGCCGCCTGAGTTAAGCGCGAGCCTGATCGAAGAAGGGTTTCAGTCATTCGTTATTATCCCTTTGTTTAGTCGGCAGGAATGCATAGGGGCGTTGACGCTGGCTTCGGCCAGGCCATATTTCTTCACCGAAGAACACCAACAGATTACCCAGGAAGTAGCCAGCCAGTTAGCGATCGTCTTGTATCAGCAGCGGTTGGATGATCAGCTTGAAGAATATACGGAACAGCTTGAGCAGCGGGTCGACGAACGAACCCATGAAGTCAGGCAGTTATCGACCGTGCAAGGGGCTATTTTCGAACACGCCAGTCAGGCTATCCTGTCTACCGATACCGATGGGGTTATCCAGACAGCTAACCAGGCCTGCGAAAAGTTGACGGGTTATCAGGTTGACGAATTAATTGGCCGGGTGGCGCATTTCGAGTTTGGAGAGGCCGATGGTCTAACGCCGATAGTAAATTACCGAGCCACTCCGCCTGGCGAAGTGGTTTCGGACCCTCTGCTTAATATGCTCGCGAAGCAGGGCTATTTTCAGACCGAATGTCGGATTTGTCGTAAAGATGGAAGCTTGGTGCCAGTACTAATGGCATCCAGTGTTCTGGCTGATGAAAACAACATAACGATTGGGTATGTGGGTATCGCTACTGATATCTCCGGACTAAAAGCTATTGAATCAAAGCTACAGGAAAAGAATCAAGAGTTAAATACAATCTTCGACGGGGCCATTGACCTCCATTGCATGGTTTCTGCTGATGGAAAACTTCTGACCGTCAATCGGGCGTGGGACATAACCCTGGGGTATACTAAAGAAGAACTTGATCAGCTGACGTTTGCGGAGTTGGTACACCCGGACGAGCAGGAGCTTCTTCAGCAAAGTATATGGGAGCTGACGAATCATAAGCCCGTTCGAAGCCAGTTGAACCGATTTCTAAGAAAAGATGGTACCTATCGGTCGTTGGAGTGGAATGCAATATGGGTTAATTCGATCTTTTACGTCTCGGCACGGGATGTTACAGAACGCCAGCAGGCCGAAACGCAGTTAATTAATCTCAACCAGCGACTTCAGGTAGCTACAAAAGCGGCTGGACAGGGAATATGGGAGCGCGATTTTGAAAAAAATACCCTGATCTGGGACGACCGGCTGTGGGAAATGCACGGGTTACGTCCGGGTCGAACGGATTGGAGCTATTCCGATTTTACAAAGATTATTCATCCCGATGATCGGGAAATCTTTCTGGAAGCTCCGCCAACTAATTTGATCTCGAATGTAGTGGCGCGCATTGTACTGCCCGACGATTCTGTACGCTATATGGAAACCAATGGAATCGTTATGACGGATGACGCTGGGAAGCCCGTACGAGCAATCGGGGTCGTTGCGGATGTAACGGAGCGAAAAGTAGCTGAAGATGCCCTTCGGGAAAGTGAACGCCGTTTCCGGGAAATAGCCGAAAATGTTGACGAAATCTTCTGGATTCACTCGGCCGAACCGTTCGAACTATTGTATGTTAACCCCGCCTACGAGCGGGTGTGGAACGCCAGTTGCCAGAGTTTATACGACGATCCGTGGTCGTTTATGAAGGCCATTTTGGAGGAGGATAAACCACTTATCCTGGATTTCATGAACCAATACAAGGCGGGTTACGAAGGCCAGTTCTATTGTCGCCTGAATGGCGTGGATGGAAATCTCCGCTGGCTATCGATCCGTACATTCGTTGTACATGACAGCTATGGTAAAATTGTCCGGCATATTGGTATTGCCAACGATGTAACAAGCCAGAAAGACAAGGAGTCAGTGCTGCAACAATCGCTGCACCGGGAGCAGGAACTGAATCAGCTCAAGTCTCAGTTTGTGTCTACCGCTTCGCATGAGTTCCGAACGCCCCTGACAACCATTCAGTCGAGTGTTGATTTAATAAAGTTTTACCTCAAGTTACCCACGGCCACGGCCAGTAAGTCTATTCATCATCATTTAGATGTGATCGGCAAGGAGATCGACCAGTTTGGAACCCTCCTCTCCAATATTTTAACAATCGGTACCATTGACGCCGGTAAAGTAAAATTCAATCCTCAGCAGGCTGATATCGTGGCTGTCTGTACTGAAATCATCAGAACCCACTTCAGCGAGCAGGCCGACCATCGCACCGTCGATGTGTCAATAGAAGGCACGCCATATATGGCTTTCATCGATCAAAAGTTGATTAGCCATGTTATTGTCAACCTGCTGTCGAACGCCTTCAAATTTTCATCGGACAATCCTGCCCTCCGACTTCTCTTTAAGGAGAAAGCGGTTATTATTCAGGTAGTTGACAGGGGCGTAGGTATCCCGGCGCGAGAAATGTCGGCCCTGTTTCAGGCCTTTTTTCGGGCCAGTAATTCGAATGGAATTCCCGGTACCGGCCTAGGCTTGGTTATTGCCCGGCAGTTTGTCGAACTTCACGGTGGTTATCTTGACATTCGGAGTGAAGAGAAAAAGGGAACAGTTTGTACGGTTACCCTGCCCACAAGTCTTCTCAACGACACAATGGCTGCCTCACATACTAGTACACTTTCAAACGTAACGGCTCATTAATCACAATTTTTACGAAGTCAATGACTACTCAAATTTTACTCGTTGAAGACGAAGCCCAAATCCGAGAAAACGTAGCTGAACTGCTTACGCTACATGGCTTTCAGGTAGAAACAGCCGTGAATGGTCGTGAGGGTATAAGCCAGGCTTTGTTACAGCAACCAGATTTAATTTTGTGTGATATCATGATGCCCGAAGTTGATGGGTATCAAGTACTGGATGTTGTCCGTAATAATCGGTCGACCGCCAATATTCCATTTATCTTTTTGACCGCCAAAACCGAACCTGCCGACCTGCGCCGTGGTATGGTCATGGGGGCTGACGATTACCTGACAAAACCCTTTACATTCCAGAGTCTGCTCAGCGCCATCGAAAGCCGGTTACAACGGGAGGCAATGCGGAAAGCAGATTTAAAGGCGCAGATGGAAAACTTTCGTCACTCCCTGGCGTCGGTGTCGGTTCATGAGTACAACACTTGTCTTACGGGTATAATTGGGTTTGCTTCGATGTTAACCGACCCAAGTCAGGGATTTAACGGCGAGGAGACACAGATGATGCTCAGCATGATTAAGGTGAGTGGCCTGCGGCTGAAACGCTCGCTGGATAATATCCAGTTGATGGACCTGTTACAAAAAATGGAGCCATCACATCCTGAGTACGCATACTATGCAAGCGGCAGCTCCACCATTTCAGCAGAACTTGTTACGGCCTGTGTCGAGTCAATTGAACTCCGGCTGGATAAAAAAGTAGACTGGCGGCAGGAAGTGGCTACTGCGCAACTTCAGCTTTCAGCTATAAATTTGAAAAAGTGCCTCGAAGAGTTAATCGATAACGCCTTTAAGTTCTCTTATCCCGACCAGACCGTCCATATGTTCGGCGAACCGGATGGAGCAGGGTATCGCTTTACCATCACCAACTCAGGCCAGCCGTTTACACCCGAAAACGATGCAAGTATTGCACCTTACGTGCAGTTTGACCGGAAAAAATACGAACAGCAGGGGTTCGGTATAGGCTTGTCTATCGTGCGCGCAATCGTGGAGTTAAATAATGGAAGGTTATCGATCGAGAGCCCGTCAGCGGGCTTTACCAAAGCAGTGATTTGGCTACCCCGTGGAGATTAATCCACACAGATGTTTAGAACAACCGTAAGCCGCTCATGAATAAATCCAGCCCACTATTTGAAGAGAAAAACCAGTACGGCTTTTCGAAATCCAATCTACTTGTTGACGATCTGCCTGATCTGCCAATGGGTATTGTTGTTTGCAAACCGGTAAAAAGTAAAACAGGGGCGGTTACCAAGTTAAAGATCACCTATTGCAATCCCTTTGCAGCCTCGCTCCTTGAGTGGCACGATGAGGCCGGGGAAGCCATTTGCCTTAATGACATACCGGAGCTGATAACGCTTCTTAAGCCTGCTATTCACGTGCTGGAAACGGGTTATCCCGTTACGACCGATATACACATAGGCAAGTCGAAAAATGTGCCGTTGCATACCTGTTCAATCAGGCGGCACAACGGGCAGTGCATCATCTACCTGGAAGCGACCGGACCCAAAGAAAAGCTTAACAGTGATCTGCAACGTCGACTGCAGCTGGAAGCAATTATTTCGTCAATGTCCAGCCGTCTGCTCTCCATAGCAGCGCCCGATCTGGATACGTTTATTCTTGAATCGCTAGCCAGAATTGGCGAGTACAATCGGGCTGATCGGGTGTATGTGTTCAAGTACTTGAACAATGGCACGATTATGAGCTGCACGCATGAATGGTGTGCCGAAGGCATTGATCCCCAACTGCCTCATATGCAAAACGACCCTGTCTCGCTTTACCCGTGGTGGCACCAGAAAATGATTAATCAGGAGTCTATTCGACTGGCTACGCTGGACGATTTGCCCGCTTATGCCATTCCGGAGCGGAAAAGCCTGAAAAGGCAAAGTATCAAGTCGCTGCTGGTTATGCCCATGATTCTCGATGGCAACCTGATTGGGTATGTAGGTTTTGATGCAGTACGGGAGGAGCGCAACTGGGACGAAAATGATACCGACTTACTAAAAACCTTTGCTTCGCTGATCATCAATGCAACCAGCCGGGTTGTACGGGAACAACTTTTACAACGAGCTAACAAGCGCCTTGAGGGGCTCAATAAAATCAGCACGGCTTTACTGAACAGCAGTTTGCTGAATGAGCAACCAGGCTTCACCGCTCTCAAGTACGTTTATGAAATGATTCCGTGCGAGGTCGGAATTTTATTTCGTATCGATAAGAATGATCAATCTGCTTTTACCGAAAGTCGAATTCGACGGGGTAAGCAGGAACACAGGCGGGATATCCGTTTTTCAGCCGAGTTTCTTCGGCATCCAACCTTTTTGCAGGGGCGGGAACTACTCATAAACCAGCTCCAAGCCGATACTCCCAGTTTTCCGCCGGGATTCAATCCGTTTCAATGGGGCCATCACTCATTTCTGGGTGTTCCTCTCTTTGCTCACCAGCAATACATTGGCCTTGTTGTATTGCTGGATAAGACACCGGATTTTTTTACTGCCGAACACATATTGATTGCCCGCGAAGTAGCGGATCAACTGTCCATTGTACTGCTACAGGAAGAAGTTAACCGGCAGTTGGGCGAACAGGCTGGCAAACTGCACGAAAATAACCAGCTTTTGCAGGCAATCATTGATCATACGCCGGCTGTTCTGGCATTTTGGGAACCGGTTCGCATTGATGGCCGCATTGTTGATTTTAAATACCTGCTATCAAATCCGGTCAATTCAGCCGTTACGGGTTATAGCCACGAGGAACTCATGCACAGTACGCTCGTGACGCTGTTTCCGTTTACGCGCGATAACGGAATATTCAGCCGAGCCGTAGAAGTTGCCGAAACCGGCAATTCGCAACAGTTTCAGCTTAAGTACAGGCTGAAAACGGGCGACCTTTGGGGTGAATATTCGCTGGTTCGGGTTGGCGGAAATGTCCTGCTGACTATTAAAGATATATCTCATCTTAAGGAGACCGAAGAACAGCTCAGGCAGTCTAACGCCGAACTGGAAAAGCGTGTAGCTGCCAGAACGGGCGAAATCCAACAGCTATTTGCCATGCAGCAGGCTGTGTTTAAACACGCTGGCCTGGCAATCACCGCAACGGATGCCCAGGGCGTTATTCAACTCGTTAATCCGGCATTGGAGAGCCTGACAGGCTATACCGCCGATGAATTGATTGGAAAAGTTACACCCAGAGCGCTACGAGACCCGGTCTTTCATCAGAATCTGCTTCAAAAGTTAGCCCCCGATCTGGTTGACGATGGTACCGGCGAAGAGCACGTTATCGAGTATATCCGAAAAAACGATTTTCTACGGCGCGAAAATGTCCTCCTTACCAAGCAGGGGCAGCGCATACCTGTTTTGTCGACGGTAAGTGGCCTATATGATGATAACAATGTGCTCATTGGATTTGTCGATATCGTTGCCGACATATCGTATCTGAAAACAATTGAGCACAAATTGATGCAGGCTAACCAGCGCAGTCGATTAGCCACTATGGCTGGCAAACTGGGTGTATGGGAATGGAATCTGCTTACCAACGAGATAATGATGGATGAGAACTTCCTGGTCTTATTTGGGCTCCCGGAAAATGCATCAATCAAACGGATAGAAGATCTGGAACAGATCGTTCATCCCGACGATCTGGCTTATTTTAAGCAAAACGTACAGAATATCATCGAATCGCAAAAGCCCTTCGATGTTGAGTTTCGGGTGTTTTTCCCCTCTACAAAAACAACCCATTACTTAAAGGCCGATGGGTTGATTGTGCAGAATGAAGATGGTATCAACAACCGACTGATTGGCGTCATTCGGGATCGCACGAAAAAGCGGCAGGCCGATCAGGCACTGAAAATCAGTGAAAAACGGTACCGTTCATTGGTCGACCATTTAAAAGATATTGTTTTTCAGATAGATACGTCAGGTTGCCTGACGTATCTGAACCCGGTCTGGCAAAAAATTACGGGGTTCAGCCTGGAAGAAACATTGGGGAAACCCTTCCTGGACTTTGTGTTTCCTGATGATCGGGAGCGAAACCAGTATTTATGTGACCAGCTTATATGCCGTCAAAAGGCAATTTGTCAACATGTGGTACGCTACATTCACAAGGACGGTGGCTATCGGTGGATCGATGTATTTGCTCAGCTTACCGTAAACGAGCTGGATGAAGTTACGGGTATTACTGGCACTTTCACGGATATAACCGAGCGTAAGAAAGCAGAAGACGCGCTGCTGGAAAGCGAGCAGCGGTTTCGGGATATTGCCGAAAACGTCGATGAAATCTTCTGGATTCGGGACCTACTGGAGCCGAAGTTTATTTACATAAACCCGGCTTATGAAAAGTTTACCGGCCAACTGGCCGAAACGTTGTACGAAAACCCGCTGGTTTTTCTGAATTTTATTCTGGAAGAAGATCGCTCTAAAGTACTGGCCAACTTTGTGGACGAAGCCAACCAGGATTCTACGTTCCAGTTTCGGGCACGGCACAAAGACGGTAGCCTTCGGCATCTGGATGTTCGGCTTTTCAGGGTGGTGAATGAAGAGGGTGTATTGATACGCCGGATTGGCATGGCCACCGACATTACAACTGCTATCGAAAAAGAACTGATTCTGGAAGAGTCGCTCACGAAAGAACGAACGTTGAACGCGCTGAAATCTCAATTCATTTCAACCGCTTCTCACGAGTTCAGAACCCCCCTGGCGGCTATCAATTCCAGTGTTGAACTGGT is a window of Spirosoma linguale DSM 74 DNA encoding:
- a CDS encoding multi-sensor signal transduction histidine kinase (KEGG: azo:azo2450 putative two-component system sensor protein~TIGRFAM: PAS sensor protein~PFAM: ATP-binding region ATPase domain protein; PAS fold-3 domain protein; GAF domain protein; PAS fold-4 domain protein; PAS fold domain protein; histidine kinase A domain protein~SMART: ATP-binding region ATPase domain protein; histidine kinase A domain protein; PAC repeat-containing protein; GAF domain protein; PAS domain containing protein); the protein is MNKSSPLFEEKNQYGFSKSNLLVDDLPDLPMGIVVCKPVKSKTGAVTKLKITYCNPFAASLLEWHDEAGEAICLNDIPELITLLKPAIHVLETGYPVTTDIHIGKSKNVPLHTCSIRRHNGQCIIYLEATGPKEKLNSDLQRRLQLEAIISSMSSRLLSIAAPDLDTFILESLARIGEYNRADRVYVFKYLNNGTIMSCTHEWCAEGIDPQLPHMQNDPVSLYPWWHQKMINQESIRLATLDDLPAYAIPERKSLKRQSIKSLLVMPMILDGNLIGYVGFDAVREERNWDENDTDLLKTFASLIINATSRVVREQLLQRANKRLEGLNKISTALLNSSLLNEQPGFTALKYVYEMIPCEVGILFRIDKNDQSAFTESRIRRGKQEHRRDIRFSAEFLRHPTFLQGRELLINQLQADTPSFPPGFNPFQWGHHSFLGVPLFAHQQYIGLVVLLDKTPDFFTAEHILIAREVADQLSIVLLQEEVNRQLGEQAGKLHENNQLLQAIIDHTPAVLAFWEPVRIDGRIVDFKYLLSNPVNSAVTGYSHEELMHSTLVTLFPFTRDNGIFSRAVEVAETGNSQQFQLKYRLKTGDLWGEYSLVRVGGNVLLTIKDISHLKETEEQLRQSNAELEKRVAARTGEIQQLFAMQQAVFKHAGLAITATDAQGVIQLVNPALESLTGYTADELIGKVTPRALRDPVFHQNLLQKLAPDLVDDGTGEEHVIEYIRKNDFLRRENVLLTKQGQRIPVLSTVSGLYDDNNVLIGFVDIVADISYLKTIEHKLMQANQRSRLATMAGKLGVWEWNLLTNEIMMDENFLVLFGLPENASIKRIEDLEQIVHPDDLAYFKQNVQNIIESQKPFDVEFRVFFPSTKTTHYLKADGLIVQNEDGINNRLIGVIRDRTKKRQADQALKISEKRYRSLVDHLKDIVFQIDTSGCLTYLNPVWQKITGFSLEETLGKPFLDFVFPDDRERNQYLCDQLICRQKAICQHVVRYIHKDGGYRWIDVFAQLTVNELDEVTGITGTFTDITERKKAEDALLESEQRFRDIAENVDEIFWIRDLLEPKFIYINPAYEKFTGQLAETLYENPLVFLNFILEEDRSKVLANFVDEANQDSTFQFRARHKDGSLRHLDVRLFRVVNEEGVLIRRIGMATDITTAIEKELILEESLTKERTLNALKSQFISTASHEFRTPLAAINSSVELVKHYVNVGSADTPMTKVINQHIEKICQKVFFLNDLITDTLTISKIDEGRITVNLELTDLIELYENTVKHYFSDREDNRFVEFEYIGNPVTVNLDRKLTEHILTNLLSNAFKFSNKNPRLTISFCTEEVMMTIRDEGIGIPEKDIANLFGKFFRASNVTGFQGTGLGLAICQEYITLQNGRITCESREGVGTSFKVYFPFSANEQP
- a CDS encoding response regulator receiver sensor signal transduction histidine kinase (PFAM: response regulator receiver; ATP-binding region ATPase domain protein~SMART: response regulator receiver; ATP-binding region ATPase domain protein~KEGG: lch:Lcho_2296 response regulator receiver sensor signal transduction histidine kinase): MTTQILLVEDEAQIRENVAELLTLHGFQVETAVNGREGISQALLQQPDLILCDIMMPEVDGYQVLDVVRNNRSTANIPFIFLTAKTEPADLRRGMVMGADDYLTKPFTFQSLLSAIESRLQREAMRKADLKAQMENFRHSLASVSVHEYNTCLTGIIGFASMLTDPSQGFNGEETQMMLSMIKVSGLRLKRSLDNIQLMDLLQKMEPSHPEYAYYASGSSTISAELVTACVESIELRLDKKVDWRQEVATAQLQLSAINLKKCLEELIDNAFKFSYPDQTVHMFGEPDGAGYRFTITNSGQPFTPENDASIAPYVQFDRKKYEQQGFGIGLSIVRAIVELNNGRLSIESPSAGFTKAVIWLPRGD
- a CDS encoding multi-sensor signal transduction histidine kinase (KEGG: pla:Plav_0648 PAS/PAC sensor signal transduction histidine kinase~TIGRFAM: PAS sensor protein~PFAM: ATP-binding region ATPase domain protein; GAF domain protein; PAS fold-3 domain protein; PAS fold domain protein; PAS fold-4 domain protein; histidine kinase A domain protein~SMART: ATP-binding region ATPase domain protein; histidine kinase A domain protein; PAC repeat-containing protein; GAF domain protein; PAS domain containing protein); this translates as MEEFSQFWFDVSLQGVAFVEPVYTGNPVVTTFQYKLVNNAFANILRRTRADLTGQPVTGLFQDEEDKSFVNRLLTSLQTGEPQQFHKHGRCAGEDVWFYTTVTRMDQQLMVNIQDVSEQKKSECELQQRLAVESILTAVSGRMIILEAADLDAYMTEALGQISTHIGAERAVVVLYSDDCQRGSCAHEWCAPGIEFRKQVNQNVPVNSFSWMYERLETGQLVQFNGDEMLLDAINSQSIFKAMAVRSIIAIPLVQERKTQGFIAFYTISQPHQWRQSDISLLQTFGTLIINLFGRLKQETAIRRANQRLEGLHEIDQALLSSRLSDKPPLLIAMKYIHFMVPCERVTVFRIDEHTQLAVAKSSLVDGVPVRNPRQVITESDFYERFLSSEAITYLPDLRQERTGMPPELSASLIEEGFQSFVIIPLFSRQECIGALTLASARPYFFTEEHQQITQEVASQLAIVLYQQRLDDQLEEYTEQLEQRVDERTHEVRQLSTVQGAIFEHASQAILSTDTDGVIQTANQACEKLTGYQVDELIGRVAHFEFGEADGLTPIVNYRATPPGEVVSDPLLNMLAKQGYFQTECRICRKDGSLVPVLMASSVLADENNITIGYVGIATDISGLKAIESKLQEKNQELNTIFDGAIDLHCMVSADGKLLTVNRAWDITLGYTKEELDQLTFAELVHPDEQELLQQSIWELTNHKPVRSQLNRFLRKDGTYRSLEWNAIWVNSIFYVSARDVTERQQAETQLINLNQRLQVATKAAGQGIWERDFEKNTLIWDDRLWEMHGLRPGRTDWSYSDFTKIIHPDDREIFLEAPPTNLISNVVARIVLPDDSVRYMETNGIVMTDDAGKPVRAIGVVADVTERKVAEDALRESERRFREIAENVDEIFWIHSAEPFELLYVNPAYERVWNASCQSLYDDPWSFMKAILEEDKPLILDFMNQYKAGYEGQFYCRLNGVDGNLRWLSIRTFVVHDSYGKIVRHIGIANDVTSQKDKESVLQQSLHREQELNQLKSQFVSTASHEFRTPLTTIQSSVDLIKFYLKLPTATASKSIHHHLDVIGKEIDQFGTLLSNILTIGTIDAGKVKFNPQQADIVAVCTEIIRTHFSEQADHRTVDVSIEGTPYMAFIDQKLISHVIVNLLSNAFKFSSDNPALRLLFKEKAVIIQVVDRGVGIPAREMSALFQAFFRASNSNGIPGTGLGLVIARQFVELHGGYLDIRSEEKKGTVCTVTLPTSLLNDTMAASHTSTLSNVTAH